In Festucalex cinctus isolate MCC-2025b chromosome 9, RoL_Fcin_1.0, whole genome shotgun sequence, the DNA window TTCTCTGTTTTTGCTGGAGAACGTCTGGTAAGacctgcaaacacacacaatcacaGTAGGCTTCATttgaattgttattattattatttttttttttaaatgatcatgaTTCTTCTTGTGTTTGGCAGAAGTTACATTTGGATGTTCAGATCGGCGAGCATGTCTTGAATCCGAAAGCCGATGGAACCAAAGACGACTTGAAGACGCTGGAATACAGCCTGCAACATCTCATTGATCAGATGGTGTTTATCACCAGGCAGCAGGATTACCAGCGGGTAAGACTGGATGATATGGCTTTCAAATCAAAATTGGGGTTTTTCCAGATAAAAATCTCATTGTATTTCCCCCTCTCGATTGTaaacattttacattacattattcAAAACACGTTTTACTCtttgttgttttcccacttatGAAATTTGCTTTACTTCTCCTGATTCTGGACAAGTCTTAAACTGATTATTGTTCCCAGTAATTTTTTCTCAGCGACAAATCACATCAATTGTCACAGAAATCATATAAGTACATGTTTTCCACGCAAAAGAAATGCTTTCATTAATCAGCATGGTGTTATGACCTTTGGCAATATTTAGCGCAAATGACGGTGATTGCATTTGACCCTCCTTTcttggtttttgttttaaatcatgCCAAATGTATTTGATCGTTTATTTCTCAGCAGGAATTATAGTTACTAATCGCTTAAAAAAACTGCTAGAAAGATCGGAAAGTCAATAAATATATCGACCAAATTGGCAGTACTACTTCTGTCATGTTCTATAAGCAGTGCACATCAGCTGGGATACGCTTAAACTTACAgaaaccgcaaaaaaaaaaaaaaaaaaaaagttgaaaacaaaATCAGTTTAAGCAATGAAATCAACTAATATCCTCTATTTATAATTCTAGAGTAGCTGATCATGTAGAAAGTTGTTGTTTCTGCCAACAGGAAAAGGAAGAGATCTTCCGTCAGATCAGTGAGGACACACACAGTACAGTGCTGTGGTGGGCCATGTTGCAGATCTTCCTACTGCTCTCGGTTGGATTGTGGCAGATGAAGCGGCTCAAAGATTTCTTCATCGCCAAGAAACTCGTCTGATCACCGCCTGTCAAACATGGGAAAATCACATGTTGTCTTTTACTTGTAGTACATTACTGCCATGGTGATTATTTatgacagtgcttctcaaactgGTGGTAATTTGGTTCTTTCCTGGAATCCTAAATGAATACATGTAATATTTTGCTACAACGTTGACATATACTGTGCTGGGAAATCCGGCCTTAGAATAATAAATAGTCAGAACTCAAGACATTAATAATTCTGTTAAGGGCTTTTAAGGAAACATACACTCACATAACACAATTGCCCATAGACGATTGCATTATCACTTGTGTTGCCAAAATTTCATCACCAAGCCACCTAATTAAACATACCAATAAGTGTAGCATGGCAACACTAAACAAAACACCCCATCGCCATTGACAATTTAGTCGAACATTATTATAATATTCTTCTCAGAACCGAATGTCTCTAACACTGTTGCTAGTGCTAATCTGTGCTAAggttgcagctctgcttacattTCAGTGTTGGCGTGAGACGGTAAATGGTTCTTGTGCCCTTGAAGTTTGTCCAGTCTGGCCAAGTGTCAAATCACTAGTTGAGAAACTAGTGTGAGGCGGTA includes these proteins:
- the LOC144026247 gene encoding transmembrane emp24 domain-containing protein 11, with translation MMSKRYGIFSKFTFTAHMSGQHFLCFQTNSTSFSVFAGERLKLHLDVQIGEHVLNPKADGTKDDLKTLEYSLQHLIDQMVFITRQQDYQREKEEIFRQISEDTHSTVLWWAMLQIFLLLSVGLWQMKRLKDFFIAKKLV